The Paraburkholderia sp. SOS3 genome includes a region encoding these proteins:
- a CDS encoding bifunctional 5-dehydro-2-deoxygluconokinase/5-dehydro-2-deoxyphosphogluconate aldolase translates to MAPTSNSAADTSRSDGPAAHTGRFAAGRSRDIICLGRFAVDLYAQQVGARLEDVSSFAKYLGGSSANIAFGCARLGLASAMLARVGDDHMGRFLTETLAREGCDVSHVRIDRERLTALVLLGLKDRDTFPLIFYRENCADMAVDEADFDEAFIASAKALLITGTHLSTQQVNRTSRRALEYARRNAVRTVLDIDYRPVLWGLTGKADGETRFIANEGVSAHLQGMLPLFDLVIGTEEEFRIAGGHTDLLEALRTVRSVTPATLVVKRGPLGCQIVDSAVPATLDDAPLHGGVQVDVLNVLGAGDAFASGFLSGWLRDQPLDACARAANASGALVVSRHGCAPAMPTPAELDYFLAEAKADPQRMRRPDLDAKLARLHRVTPARKQWDEVLGFAFDHRNQFFELAQQAGASDARIAQLKGLFVAAVAQTEAALGLQGRIGVLIDDRYGQDALNAATGRGWWIGRPVELPGSAPLVFDHGRSIGTTLASWPREHVVKCLVHYHPDEPVEQRVEQEAQLRALYDAVQASGHELLLEVIPPKRADLPCDPDIVQRALKRLYNIGIYPEWWKLAPLDAAQWKAVDALIAERDPYCRGVVLLGLSAPLEQLIDGFGAAAASATCRGFTVGRTIFHEPSHAWLAGEIGDDELIARVRRTFETLIASWRTARGGDAARAASAHAVHQEQAA, encoded by the coding sequence ATGGCACCTACTTCGAATTCCGCGGCCGATACCTCCCGCTCCGACGGTCCGGCCGCGCATACGGGCCGCTTCGCCGCCGGCCGCAGCCGCGACATCATCTGTCTCGGCCGCTTCGCCGTCGACCTCTACGCACAGCAGGTCGGCGCACGGCTCGAAGACGTATCGAGCTTCGCCAAATATCTGGGCGGTTCGTCGGCGAATATCGCGTTCGGCTGTGCGCGGCTCGGACTCGCATCGGCAATGCTCGCGCGCGTCGGCGACGATCATATGGGCCGCTTTCTGACCGAAACGCTCGCGCGCGAAGGCTGCGACGTGAGCCATGTGCGCATCGACCGCGAACGGCTCACGGCACTCGTGCTGCTCGGCCTCAAGGACCGCGACACGTTCCCGTTGATCTTCTACCGCGAGAACTGCGCGGATATGGCTGTCGACGAAGCGGATTTCGACGAGGCGTTCATCGCATCGGCAAAAGCGCTGCTGATCACGGGCACCCATCTGTCGACGCAACAGGTGAACCGCACGAGCCGCCGCGCGCTCGAGTATGCGCGCCGCAACGCCGTGCGCACCGTGCTCGACATCGACTATCGACCGGTGCTGTGGGGTTTGACGGGCAAGGCCGACGGCGAAACGCGCTTTATTGCGAACGAGGGCGTGAGCGCGCATCTGCAAGGCATGCTGCCGCTGTTCGACCTCGTGATCGGCACCGAGGAGGAATTCCGCATCGCGGGCGGCCACACCGACCTGCTCGAAGCGCTGCGCACGGTGCGCTCGGTCACGCCCGCGACGCTCGTCGTCAAGCGCGGGCCGCTCGGCTGCCAGATCGTCGACAGCGCGGTGCCCGCGACACTCGACGACGCGCCGCTTCACGGCGGCGTGCAGGTCGACGTGCTGAACGTGCTCGGCGCCGGCGATGCGTTCGCGTCCGGGTTCCTCTCCGGCTGGCTGCGCGACCAGCCGCTCGACGCGTGCGCACGCGCCGCCAACGCGAGCGGCGCGCTCGTCGTGTCGCGCCATGGCTGCGCGCCGGCCATGCCGACGCCCGCCGAACTCGACTACTTCCTCGCCGAAGCGAAAGCGGACCCGCAACGGATGCGCCGCCCCGACCTCGATGCGAAGCTCGCGCGTCTGCATCGCGTGACGCCGGCCCGCAAGCAATGGGACGAAGTGCTCGGCTTCGCCTTCGACCATCGCAACCAGTTCTTCGAACTCGCGCAACAGGCGGGCGCGAGCGACGCGCGTATCGCGCAGTTGAAGGGCCTGTTCGTCGCAGCGGTCGCGCAAACGGAAGCCGCGCTCGGACTGCAGGGGCGTATCGGCGTGCTGATCGACGACCGCTACGGCCAGGATGCGCTCAATGCGGCGACCGGGCGCGGCTGGTGGATCGGCCGCCCGGTCGAACTGCCGGGCTCGGCGCCGCTCGTGTTCGATCACGGCCGTTCGATCGGCACGACGCTCGCGAGCTGGCCGCGCGAGCACGTGGTGAAATGCCTCGTCCACTATCACCCGGACGAGCCGGTCGAACAGCGCGTCGAACAGGAGGCGCAGCTGCGCGCGCTGTACGACGCGGTGCAGGCAAGCGGCCACGAATTGCTGCTCGAAGTGATTCCGCCGAAGCGCGCCGACCTGCCGTGCGATCCGGACATCGTCCAGCGCGCGCTGAAGCGGCTCTACAACATCGGCATCTATCCGGAATGGTGGAAGCTCGCGCCGCTCGACGCCGCGCAGTGGAAGGCCGTCGATGCGCTGATCGCCGAGCGCGATCCGTATTGCCGCGGCGTCGTGCTGCTCGGACTGTCGGCGCCGCTCGAGCAGCTGATCGACGGTTTCGGCGCGGCGGCGGCGTCGGCGACGTGCCGCGGCTTCACGGTCGGTCGCACGATTTTCCACGAACCGAGCCATGCGTGGCTTGCGGGCGAGATCGGCGACGACGAACTGATCGCGCGCGTGCGGCGCACTTTCGAAACCTTGATCGCGTCGTGGCGTACGGCGCGCGGCGGCGACGCTGCGCGCGCGGCCAGCGCGCACGCGGTCCATCAGGAGCAGGCAGCATGA
- the iolD gene encoding 3D-(3,5/4)-trihydroxycyclohexane-1,2-dione acylhydrolase (decyclizing), with protein sequence MNERGLSHETATVESAAAQASPNGTVRLTERLTASQALVRYLAAQRVVSEDGKSTEPLFGGVFAIFGHGNVAGLGEALYQYRNELPTLRAHNEQAMAHSAIAYAKAHFRRRMMAVTTSIGPGATNLVTAAALAHVNRLPVLLLPGDIFVSRAPDPVLQQVEDFHDGGISANDVFKPVSRYFDRIVHPAQLLHALPRALRVLTDAALCGPVTLALPQDVQAAAYDYPASFFEPRVVQFHAPAPVDHEIIAALARLRDAKRPLIAAGGGVLYGRATEALRAFAAQHGIPVAETQAGKGSLAWSDPLNMGALGVTGSPGANALAHEADCVLAVGTRLQDFTTGSNTLFTQADVIGINANAFDGLKHRGLVVEADAGRALAALSAQLRDWRADAAWTQRAHRLADEWRAAVDGLTHAPQRDNVLPYDADVIGAVQRSSAQSAADDIVVCAAGTLPAELHKLWRASRPGAYHVEYGYSCMGYEIAGGLGAKLARPEREVIVMVGDGSYLMLNSEIASSVMLGAKLIVVVLDNRGYGCINRLQQACGGAPFNNLLDDCVQGAGGAPAIDFAAHARSLGAQAEHVANIGELEAALQRARAADRTYLISIDTDPARTTDDGGWWWEVAVPEVSPRAGVRDARVQYEAQLAARGGPAYSQTHD encoded by the coding sequence ATGAACGAGCGTGGCTTGAGTCATGAAACGGCGACTGTGGAAAGCGCAGCCGCGCAGGCTTCCCCGAACGGCACGGTTCGCCTGACTGAGCGCCTGACCGCGTCGCAGGCGCTCGTGCGCTATCTGGCCGCGCAGCGCGTGGTCAGCGAAGACGGCAAGAGCACGGAGCCGCTGTTCGGCGGCGTGTTCGCGATCTTCGGGCACGGCAACGTGGCCGGCCTCGGCGAAGCGCTCTACCAGTACCGCAACGAGCTGCCGACGCTGCGCGCGCACAACGAGCAGGCGATGGCGCATAGCGCGATCGCGTATGCAAAAGCGCATTTCCGCCGCCGGATGATGGCGGTCACGACGTCGATCGGCCCCGGTGCGACGAATCTCGTCACGGCCGCCGCGCTCGCCCATGTGAACCGCCTGCCGGTGTTGCTGCTGCCCGGCGATATCTTCGTCTCGCGCGCGCCCGATCCGGTGCTGCAACAGGTCGAAGACTTCCACGATGGCGGCATCTCCGCGAACGACGTCTTCAAGCCCGTCTCGCGCTACTTCGACCGCATCGTGCATCCGGCGCAACTGCTCCATGCGCTGCCGCGCGCGCTGCGCGTGCTGACCGATGCCGCGCTCTGCGGCCCCGTCACGCTCGCGCTGCCGCAGGACGTGCAGGCCGCGGCCTACGACTATCCGGCCAGTTTCTTCGAGCCGCGCGTCGTGCAGTTTCATGCGCCGGCGCCCGTCGATCACGAGATCATCGCGGCACTCGCCCGCTTGCGCGATGCAAAACGCCCGCTGATCGCAGCGGGCGGCGGCGTGCTGTACGGACGCGCAACCGAAGCGCTGCGCGCGTTTGCCGCGCAGCACGGCATTCCGGTTGCGGAAACGCAAGCCGGCAAGGGCTCGCTTGCGTGGAGCGATCCGCTCAACATGGGCGCGCTCGGCGTGACCGGCTCGCCCGGTGCGAATGCGCTCGCGCACGAAGCCGATTGCGTGCTCGCCGTCGGCACACGCTTGCAGGATTTCACGACCGGCTCGAATACGCTCTTTACGCAGGCGGACGTGATCGGCATCAACGCGAATGCGTTCGACGGGCTCAAGCATCGCGGGCTCGTCGTCGAAGCCGATGCCGGGCGCGCGCTGGCGGCACTGTCCGCGCAATTGCGGGACTGGCGCGCCGACGCTGCATGGACGCAGCGCGCGCATCGGCTCGCCGACGAATGGCGCGCGGCCGTCGACGGGCTCACGCACGCGCCGCAACGCGACAACGTGCTGCCGTACGACGCCGACGTGATCGGCGCGGTGCAGCGCTCGAGCGCGCAGTCGGCCGCCGACGACATCGTCGTCTGCGCGGCCGGCACGCTGCCCGCCGAATTGCACAAGCTGTGGCGCGCAAGCCGGCCCGGCGCCTATCACGTCGAATACGGCTACTCGTGCATGGGCTACGAGATCGCGGGCGGCCTCGGCGCGAAGCTCGCGCGCCCCGAGCGCGAAGTGATCGTGATGGTCGGCGACGGCAGCTACCTGATGCTGAACAGCGAGATCGCAAGCTCCGTGATGCTCGGCGCAAAGCTGATCGTCGTCGTGCTCGACAACCGTGGCTACGGCTGCATCAACCGTTTGCAGCAGGCCTGCGGCGGCGCGCCGTTCAACAACCTGCTCGACGACTGCGTGCAAGGCGCAGGCGGCGCGCCGGCCATCGATTTCGCCGCGCATGCGCGCTCGCTCGGCGCACAGGCAGAGCATGTCGCGAACATCGGCGAACTCGAAGCCGCGCTGCAACGCGCGCGCGCCGCCGATCGCACGTACCTGATCAGCATCGATACCGACCCCGCCCGCACGACCGACGACGGCGGCTGGTGGTGGGAAGTCGCGGTGCCCGAAGTCTCGCCGCGCGCGGGTGTGCGCGATGCACGCGTGCAATACGAAGCCCAACTCGCCGCGCGCGGCGGACCCGCATACAGCCAGACCCACGACTGA
- the iolE gene encoding myo-inosose-2 dehydratase produces the protein MSTFEVRIGINPLSWMNDDLPSLGGETPLEVALTEGREIGYEGFELGNKFPREPQALKTLLAQYDLALVSGWYSGRLAKRSVAEEIEAVGPHLELLAKNGANVMVYGEVADSIQGSPAPLYQRPRFFTEAQWNAYAKRVDEFAQYTLSRGVRLAYHHHMGAYVETPADVDRLMTLTGDALGLLFDAGHITFAGGDPLEVLDRHIARVCHVHCKDVRPAIMKLARNRNWSFLDAVLNGAFTVPGDGAVDFAGIVTRLKRHGYRGWLVVEAEQDPAVAPSYAFAQKGYRTLRALVDAPLTVATTTAQEAA, from the coding sequence ATGTCAACCTTCGAAGTACGCATCGGCATCAATCCGCTGTCGTGGATGAACGACGATCTGCCCTCGCTCGGCGGCGAAACGCCGCTCGAGGTCGCACTGACCGAAGGCCGCGAAATCGGCTACGAGGGCTTCGAGCTCGGCAACAAATTTCCGCGCGAGCCGCAAGCATTGAAGACGCTGCTCGCGCAGTACGATCTCGCGCTCGTATCGGGCTGGTATTCGGGGCGGCTCGCGAAGCGCAGCGTCGCCGAAGAAATCGAAGCGGTCGGACCGCATCTCGAGCTGCTCGCGAAGAACGGCGCCAACGTGATGGTGTATGGCGAAGTCGCCGATTCGATCCAGGGCTCGCCCGCGCCGCTTTATCAGCGGCCGCGCTTCTTCACGGAGGCGCAGTGGAACGCTTACGCGAAGCGCGTCGATGAATTCGCGCAATACACGCTAAGCCGCGGCGTGCGGCTTGCGTATCACCATCATATGGGCGCGTATGTCGAAACGCCCGCCGACGTCGACCGGCTGATGACGCTCACGGGCGATGCGCTCGGCCTGCTGTTCGACGCCGGCCATATCACGTTCGCGGGCGGCGACCCGCTCGAGGTGCTCGACCGGCATATCGCGCGCGTCTGTCACGTGCATTGCAAGGATGTGCGGCCCGCGATCATGAAGCTCGCGCGCAACCGCAACTGGAGTTTTCTCGACGCGGTATTGAACGGCGCATTCACGGTGCCCGGCGACGGCGCGGTCGATTTCGCGGGCATCGTCACGCGGTTGAAACGCCACGGTTATCGCGGCTGGCTCGTCGTCGAGGCGGAGCAGGATCCGGCCGTCGCGCCATCGTATGCATTCGCGCAAAAGGGCTACCGGACGCTGCGCGCGCTCGTCGACGCGCCGCTTACCGTGGCGACCACGACCGCACAGGAGGCAGCATGA
- the iolB gene encoding 5-deoxy-glucuronate isomerase: MSLLVKAEREGQTIARVTPDSAGWRYVGFAAYRLEANEVVHVLEASREVCIVVLEGAVDIETGQERWTSLGSRDSVFEDSAPYAVYLPPGVRATVRANRRAELGVASAPATGKFAARLIEPATMKRSTRGKGLNTRYVCDILPQTEPAESLLVVEVRTPGGHSSSYPPHKHDTDNIPHESSLEETYYHRLNPRQGFAFQRVYTDERDIDESMAVEDHDIVMVPRGYHPVIVPYGYDSYYLNVMAGTQRVWHFRNDPAHEWIVERDARG; this comes from the coding sequence ATGAGTCTGCTCGTCAAGGCCGAACGCGAAGGCCAGACCATCGCGCGCGTCACGCCCGACTCGGCGGGCTGGCGCTACGTCGGCTTCGCGGCCTACCGGCTCGAAGCGAATGAAGTCGTGCATGTGCTCGAAGCATCGCGCGAAGTGTGCATCGTCGTGCTCGAGGGCGCCGTCGATATCGAGACCGGTCAGGAACGCTGGACCAGTCTCGGCTCGCGCGACAGCGTGTTCGAAGACAGCGCGCCGTATGCCGTGTACCTGCCGCCCGGTGTGCGCGCAACGGTACGCGCGAACCGGCGCGCGGAACTCGGCGTCGCCAGCGCGCCGGCGACGGGCAAATTCGCGGCGCGTCTGATCGAGCCCGCGACGATGAAGCGCTCGACGCGCGGCAAAGGGCTCAACACGCGCTATGTGTGCGACATCCTTCCACAAACCGAGCCGGCCGAATCGCTGCTCGTGGTCGAGGTGCGCACGCCCGGCGGTCATTCGTCGAGCTATCCGCCGCACAAGCACGACACCGACAATATTCCGCACGAAAGTTCGCTCGAAGAGACGTACTACCATCGGCTCAATCCACGCCAGGGTTTTGCGTTCCAGCGCGTCTATACCGACGAACGCGATATCGACGAATCGATGGCCGTCGAGGATCACGACATCGTCATGGTGCCGCGCGGCTACCACCCGGTGATCGTGCCGTACGGCTACGACTCGTACTATCTGAACGTGATGGCGGGCACGCAGCGCGTCTGGCATTTCAGAAACGACCCGGCCCATGAATGGATCGTCGAGCGCGATGCGCGCGGCTGA